The DNA region TCGCGACCGTGACGATCAGAAGCCAGATCAGCGGCTACCTGATGAAGATCGATTTCAAGGAGGGCGATGAGGTCAAGAAGGGTGACCTGATCGCCGAGATCGATTCGCGTCCCTATGAGGCGACGCTGGCGCAGGCCAAGGGCACTCTGGCGCGCGACGAGGCGCAGCTGAAGGGTGCCCAGGTCGATCTCACTCGCTACCAGAATCTCGCCACGCAGAACGCCGTGCCGCATCAAACGCTCGATACCCAGGTCGCGCTGGTCGCGCAGTATCAGGGCACGGTCGAGGCCGACCGAGCGTCGGTGAAGTCGGCCGAGGTAAATCTGCAATATTGTCGCATCGTCTCGCCGATCAACGGGCGGGTCGGGTTGCGCCAGGTCGACCTCGGCAACTATGTGACGGCGGGCGACACCAACGGCCTTGTCGTGATCACGCAGCTCGAGCCGATCAGCGTGCTGTTCACGCTGCCGGAGGACAATCTGCAAGCGGTCGCGAAGCGGTTGAAGGAGGGCGCGGTGCTGCCGGCGGCGGCCTATGACCGCAGCGGCGCCAATAAGCTCGCCGAGGGATCGCTGCAGACCTTCGACAGCCAGATCGATGCGACCACCGGCACGATCAAGCTGCGCGCCCAGTTCGAGAACGACAAGCGCACGCTGTATCCGAACCAGTTCGTCAACATCCGCCTGCTGCTCGACACCCACAAGGATGCCACGACGATGTCGACCGCCGGCATCCAGCGCGGCGTCCCCGGCACCTTCGTCTATCTCGTCAACGCCGATAGCACGGTCTCGGTACGGCCGGTCAAGATCGGCGTCACCGACGGCGACCGCGTCGAGGTGCTCTCGGGGCTGACACCCGGCGATCGCATCGTGATCGACGGCGCCGACAAGCTGCGCGAGGGCGCCAAGGTGGTGGTGCGCTCCGCCGCCGATACCGCGAGCCCGGCCGGTGCAGCCAAGGGGACGGCGAGCGGCGCGGCGAATGGGGCCGCCAAGGGAGACGGCAAGGGAGACACCAAGGCAGATAGCAAGGGCGGCGCCGATCCCGACAAGGCGGGAGGCGACAACCACAAGGGTGCCGCGGACGGGCAGACGAAATGAACCCGTCGCGGCCATTCATCCTGCGGCCGGTGGCGACGACCCTGATGATGATCGCCATCATGCTGTCGGGCATGCTGGCGTTCAGATTCCTCCCCGTCGCGGCGCTGCCGGAAGTCGATTATCCGACCATCCAGGTGCAGACCTTCTATCCGGGCGCCAGCCCCGACGTGATGACGTCGTCGGTGACGGCGCCGCTCGAGGTGCAGTTCGGCCAGATGCCGAATCTGAACCAGATGAGTTCGGTGAGTTCGGCCGGCTCGTCCGTGATCACGCTGCAGTTCGGCCTGTCGATCTCGCTCGACGTCGCCGAGCAGGAGGTGCAGGCCGCGATCAACGCCGCCGGCAATCTGTTGCCGTCGGACCTGCCGGCGCCGCCGATCTACGCCAAGGTCAATCCGGCCGACGCGCCGATCCTGACCCTCGGCCTGACCTCGAAGACCATGCCGCTGACGCAGGTGCAGGATTTCGTCGACACGCGGCTGGCGCAGAAGATCTCGCAGCTGCCCGGCGTCGGCCTCGTCAGCATCAGCGGCGGCCAGCGGCCCGCGGTGCGGATCCAGGCCGACACCCGCAAGCTCGCGGCCTATGGCCTCAACATCGACGATCTCCGCACCACACTCGGCAACGCCAACGTCAATACACCGAAGGGCAATTTTGACGGTGCGATGCGCGCCTACACCATCAATGCCAACGACCAGATCCGCAATGCCAGCGACTACCGCTCGCTGATCATCGCCTACAAGAACGGCTCGCCGGTTCGCCTCAGCGACGTCGGCAACGTCGTCGACGGCGCGCAGAACGACAAGCTCGGCGCCTGGATGAACGAAACCCAGGCGATCATCCTCAACATCCAGCGCCAGCCCGGCGCCAACGTGATCTCGGTGGTCCAGGGCATCAAGGACCTGCTGCCGCAGCTGCAGGCCACCCTGCCGGCCGCGATCGGCCTCAACATCCTGACCGACCGCACCGTGACGATCCGGGCCTCGGTCCGCGACGTCGAATACGAGCTGGCGCTCGCGGTGATCCTGGTCGTGCTGGTGATCTTCGTGTTCCTGCGCTCGACCCGCGCCACGCTGATCCCGAGCCTGTCGGTGCCGCTCTCGCTGGTCGGCACGCTGGGGGCGATGTATCTGTTCGGCTT from Bradyrhizobium sp. B124 includes:
- a CDS encoding MdtA/MuxA family multidrug efflux RND transporter periplasmic adaptor subunit; its protein translation is MLAVLAGIVWWTRQQAAPPQAGGGRNAGPMSIVPEAVGKGDIGVSLNALGTVTSLATVTIRSQISGYLMKIDFKEGDEVKKGDLIAEIDSRPYEATLAQAKGTLARDEAQLKGAQVDLTRYQNLATQNAVPHQTLDTQVALVAQYQGTVEADRASVKSAEVNLQYCRIVSPINGRVGLRQVDLGNYVTAGDTNGLVVITQLEPISVLFTLPEDNLQAVAKRLKEGAVLPAAAYDRSGANKLAEGSLQTFDSQIDATTGTIKLRAQFENDKRTLYPNQFVNIRLLLDTHKDATTMSTAGIQRGVPGTFVYLVNADSTVSVRPVKIGVTDGDRVEVLSGLTPGDRIVIDGADKLREGAKVVVRSAADTASPAGAAKGTASGAANGAAKGDGKGDTKADSKGGADPDKAGGDNHKGAADGQTK